The segment CCTGGGCGAAGTGTTCGCCGCACCGTTCTCGCGCATCCTGCCCGGGCGCTGGCGGGGCATCGAGGCGTCGACCGTGGCCTGCGCCATGGTGAGGCTCGCGAAGACGCCAGGCGAAGGCGTACGCATCGTGGAATCGGACGAGCTCCAGGTTCTCGGCCACTGAACCGGTATCAAAAAAAGGCCGCCCATCGGGCGGCCTTTGACTGACGGAGATACGGGAACTCAGCTGCTGCGGGCAAGCGCGTCGGGACGCTTGGCACCGGCGAAACGCTTGGCCCAGTAGGACTCGTCGAGGCTGTCCACGCGCACGGTCTTGCCGCGCGAGGGCGAGTGGATGAACTGGCCGTTGGCGATATAGATGCCCACGTGCGAGATGCGACCCTGGCCACGCTTGCCTGCGGTGCGGAAGAACACCAGGTCGCCCGGCTTCATGTCGTCGCGATTGACCTTCAGGCCAGCGAGGAACTGCGAAGCGGAATTGGTCGGCAGGTCCAGGCCCACGGCGTGGGCGAACACGTAGCGGACGAAGCCGCTGCAATCGAAACCGGTGGAAGGATCGCGGCCGCCGCGCACGTAACGAATGTCGCGCAGCTTCATGGCCAGGCTGATCAGGGTCTTGCGCAGATCGGAGGTGTCGTTGGCGAGCGAGGCGACGTTGTCCACGCCATTGCCCGGCATGCCGTCGGCATCCAGATCGTCTTCTTCGATGGCCCAGCCCGAGGGCTTGGACTTGGACTGCGCGAGAGCCGGCTGGGCCGGAAGCGCCGCCTGCGTGAGGCTGGCCGCCGGGGCAAACACGGCAAGCGTACCCATCAGGTTGGGAGCGAGGGTGGCGATCGGGGCGTTGGCCTGGCCATTGAGCGGCTCGGCGAAAAGCGGAAGGGACGTGAGCAGTGCACCAGCAAGCGCAGCGGCAGCAAACAATCGCTTCGTTGGCATGTGGGACAAATCCCTTTGCAGTTCGTGGAGTTATGTCGTTGGCAGGTGCCGCCGACGTGATGGCCATGTGAACTTAGCAAAGGGATATAGGCCGTATGTTCGATCGAGGTTAACTGAACTCTGTCGTTTCGAAACTTGGCACGGCCCATGCTTCATACATAACAGACTGATCCATAAGCATAAAGGGTCAAAATGTGACTACTTTTTGACCAATTAGTGAACTAATTATTCAGTTCAGTTCCGTATGTTTCAGACGTGCGTCACATCCCGGCGGCCAAAGATCGCAGTGCCGATGCGGACCTCGGTGGCGCCTTCGGCGATGGCGAGCGAAAAGTCCCCGCTCATCCCCATCGAAAGCCGAGGCAATTCATGGCCTTGCATTTCGGCCGCATCGCGTAGCTCGCGCAGCCGGCGGAAACAGGCACGTACCGCCTCGGGGTCATCGGACTGCACGGCCATGGTCATCAACCCACGCACGCGCAGCGTGTCATAGGCACGCAAGGCCTCCAGGAAGGCCGGCAGATCAGCCGGCGACAGGCCCTGCTTGCTCTCCTCCGGCGAGGTCTTCACTTCGATCAGCACGTCGATCGCGCGGCCTTCGATCATGAGGCGCTTGTGCAACGCTTCGGCCAGGTCGATGCGGTCGAGCGATTGCACTTCGCTGGCGAGCCGCGCGACATCCTTGGCCTTGTTCGTCTGCAGGTGGCCGATCACCACCCATTCGATGTCTTCACCGGCGAGTGCTTCGGCCTTGGCGCGGATTTCCTGCACCTTGTTCTCGCCAAAGCGCTTCAAGCCCAGCGCCATCGCGGCGCGCACGACTTCCGGCCCGAAGGTCTTGCTGACGGGCAGGATCGACACGTCCGAGGGATCGCGGCCGGCATCGCGACAGGCGGCATCGACGCGCCCGCGTACAGACGCCCAGTTGGCGGCAAGGTAAGCGTGGTCAGTGGAAGCAGTCGTCATCGCGGATCGCCCGGCAGGTGGCTGCGCAGGCATCGGCGGCACTACGCGGCGAAGGAAGCGGCGGCCCCGGAACGCCCGGGGCCGCGTGGAACTCAGCCCTTGGCGCCCTGCGCGTAGTGGCGCGCCACCACGTCCGCCACCACCATCGACACCTTCTTGCCGGTCGGAATGTGCAGGAATTCGTTCGGACCATGCGCGTTCGAGTGCGGGCCGAGCACACCGGTGATGAGGAACTGCGCCTTCGGGAACTTCTCGCCCAACATGCCCATGAACGGAATGCTGCCACCTTCGCCCATGTACGCCGCCGGCGCCCCGAAGTAGGTCTGCGACGCGCTGGCCACGGCATCCTCAAGCCACGGCGAGAGCTGCGGCGCGTTCCAGCCGCTGCCATCCTTCTCCAGCTTGAAGGTGACCTTGGCGCCGTACGGCGGATCCTTCTCCAGCAGTTGCTTGACGAACTGGCCAGCCTTGGCGCCCGACAGCGTCGGCGGTACGCGCAGGCTGAGCTTCACCGCGGTCTTGGGGCGCAATACGTTGCCGGCGCTTTCCAGCGGCGGCAGGCCATCGGCGCCGGTCACGGCGAGCTGCGGACGCCAGGTGCGGTTGAGCACCAGCTCGGTGAGGTCTTCGGTGACCGGCTTCATGCCCTCGACGAACGGAAACTTGTCGTACACCGCCGTGCCCAGCACGTCGGCCGACTTCTTCGCCTGCTCGATGCGCTGCGTCGGAATATCGACGTAGAGCTCCTTGGGCTTGATCGTGCCGGTCTGTGGGTCTTCCAGGCGGCTCAGCAGCTCGCGCAGGATGCGGAAGCTCGAGGGCACCACACCGGAGGCGTCGCCCGAATGCACGCCCTCCTCCAATACCTGCACGGTGAGTTCGCCGCCGGTCATGCCACGCAGCGAGGTGGTGAGCCACAGCTGGTCGTAGTTGCCGCAGCCGGAATCGAGGCACACCACCAGCGACGGATTGCCGATGCGGTCGGCCAGGTGATCGACGTAGAACGGCAGGTCATAGCTGCCCGATTCCTCGCAGGTTTCGATCAGCACCACGCAGCGCGCGTGCGGAATACCCTGCTCGTGGAGCGCCAGCAGCGCGGCCAGCGAACCGAAAATGGCGTAGCCGTCGTCGGCACCGCCGCGGCCGTAGAGCTTGTCGCCCTTCAGCACCGGCGTCCACGGGCCGAGGCCTTCGGCCCAGCCGGTCATTTCCGGCTGCTTGTCGAGGTGGCCATACAGCACGACGGTGTCGTCGCCCGTGCCTGGCACTTCGATGTAGATGAGCGGCGTGCGGCCTTCCAGGCGCACGACTTCGAGCGTCGCGCCGGGCAGCGACGGCAGCTTGCTGCGCGCCCAGGTCTCCATCAGCTTCACCGCGGCGTCCATGTAGCCGTGTTCCACCCACTTGGGATCGAACATCGGCGACTTGTTGGGGATGCGGATGTACTCCACCAGCTGCGGCACGATCTCGTCATCCCACAGTCCGCTGATGAAACGGTTGAGGCGAGCGGTATCCATGGGGCGACTCCTGCAGCGAAAGGAAAGTCGCCATTGTATCAGCGCAGCCGAGAAGCCCGCCGGGCCCCACACGCCATGCTCCCCAGGCGCACACGCTTGCCGCGTCATCCCTCATATAGCCATGGCCGTCGGCCTACTGCCGGATGGCCCATACCCGGGCAGAGTCGCTGCGCGGTCCAAAACGGAGGCCGCTTCATTCCACAGGGAGAATCACATGCGCAACAAGATCGTCGCCATGCTCGTCAGCCTGGCCATGGCCCTTCCCGCCTTCGCGGCCACGCCGGTCAACGTCAACAAGGCCGATGCGGCCACCTTGGCCAAGTCGCTCGACGGCATCGGCCACAGCAAGGCCGAGGCCATCGTGGCCTGGCGCGAGGAACACGGCCCCTTCAAAAACGTGGACGACCTCGGGCAAGTGAAGGGCATCGGTCCCGCCACGCTGGAGCGCAACCGTAGCGCCATCCTGCTGGACGATGCAGCGGGCACCAGCAAGGCTGCCAAGCCGGCGGCGCCCGCCAAAGCCAAGGCGGCAGCCAAAGCCACCGGCGAATAATCAAACCTATCAGCCACTTGCGTTTAGGAAACCTTTCCGGTCGGGTCTGGCACACCCGACCGGATGGGCCTACACTCGGCCGCCTTGATGTAGGTTAGGGGCGACATGATCCTTCCGCGTTACCGCATTGCCGCGTCGGAAATCGTCGGGGCGGGACAGGGGTTGTTCCTGGAAGAAGACGTTGCGACGGGGCAGATTGTCACGGCGCCGGACGCCATTGACCGCACCTACCGCTATCAGGACCTCGTCGGCTCGCCGGAGCTTTCGGCACAGCTGTACGCCAGCGCGCGCTGGTTCGAAGACCGCTACACGGTGTCTCCCGACTGGCCCGACGAGTGCTACATCAACCACAGCTTCGAACCGACGGGGCTGTGGCATCTCGGTTTCGTGTTTGCCACGCGCGACTTGCCTGCGGGCACCGAGATCACGGTGGATTACCGCCACCTGTTGCCGCCCGGCGAAGAAGAAGCCTTTGTCGATACCGCGACCGGACGCAGGATTGTCGGCCTGCCCTGGATCGAAAGCCTCGCCACCAGTACGCATGCCCTCGCTGCGCTGCTGTCTGGCACCCGACTTGCTTGTTGAAGACCATGATCGATATACCCGTCATCGAAACGGCGCGCCTGCGCCTTACCGCTCTCGCCGAGCGGCATTTCGAGGATTACGCCTGCATGCTCGCGGACCCGGCCAGCACCCGCTGGATCGGCGACGGCCAGCCGCTGGACCGCACCAATGCCTGGCGTTCGCTCGCCATGCTGATCGGCCATTGGCAGCTTCGCGGCTACGGCATGTGGGCGCTGGAGCTGAAAGACACCGGTGAGTTCATCGGCCGCGCCGGCCTGATGCGCCCGGAGGGCTGGCCGGACCTCGAACTGGGCTGGATGCTCAAGCCGCAGTTCCGCCACCACGGCTACGCCACCGAAGCCGGCAACGCCATCCTGGACTTCGCCTGGCATGCGTTGAGCGTCCAGCGCGTGATCAGCCTGGTGAGGATCGGCAACGAAGCCTCCGACCGCGTCGCCGAACGGCTGGGCGGCGAGCACATCGAGGACATGGACTTCTTCGGCGCCAACAACCACGTGTTCGCGTACTACCCGCCGCTTCCCGAGAAGCGACGCGCCTGGGCATGAGCCAGCTCAACCGCCTCCCGTCGGAAACGCTGCAGGCACGGCCGTGTGCCGACGGCGGCGTGACGATCACGGAGGTGGCCAGCAGTTCCCCAGGCGACGACTGGCAGTGGCAGCTGACCCTGGTCGACATCGGCCGGGACGTGGAATTTCCGTCGCATACGGACATCCGCAGGCAGTTTGTGCCGCTGGACGCCGCCGTCTCGGCCACCTTTCCGGACGGCCGCACCCTGCACCTGAAGCGGTTCGACGTGGCGCATTTCGACCGCACGAACGCCCCCGAGGGCTGCCACCCCGAATCGCCTACCCGCGCCTTCAGCCTCAAGCTGCGCAACGATACCCAGGGCGAGCTGATCGTGCGTCCGCTGAACGGCACGATGGTGCTGCTGGCGCCCGGCGGCTGGCGCTGGTTCGTCCTGCTGCTTTCCGGCCAGGCCAAGGTCGTGGCCGACCATCGCACGCATGACCTGCTCCAGAACGACATGCTGTGGATCGACCCGATCCCTGGCCACCCGGTGCGGATCGAGGGCGGCGGGGAAATCGTGCTCGCGCGGCTGCCGATCCTCTGACGCGACCGCTGCTAGACGAGCGCGCGTGGTCAGAAACTGGAGCGTCGTGCGCCGCCGAGTGAACGGGCCACTTCCGCGAGTGCGAGCAGGCGCGCGATGCGCGTCCATCCCAGCGCGACGACCACCAGCGCACTGAGCGCGAATCCCAGCAGCAGACCCTGCGTGCCCACGGACAACGTATGCGCGCGCGCCAGTCCGAGCGAAAACGCCAGCGCGAAACCGATTGCCGTCACCAGCAGGTAGACGAACAAGGTCGAGAAGGGACGACGCAGCAATTGCACGAGCCCGCGCACCATGGCCAGGGAAGCCGAGCGCAGCGAGGCATCGGCGATGAAGGCCGCGCGCGCCGATTCCATCCAGGCCTGTGCCAGCGCGATCACCGCACCGGCCCACCACCACGCCATGTGTTGCGCGGCGATCGCGCGGGATTCGAGCACGGCAGCATCGGATGCATCGTCCGCCCGGTCAAGCCCGAGCTGGACCAGATAGCCGGCAGCGACATAGGGCAAGACCGACCA is part of the Dyella jiangningensis genome and harbors:
- a CDS encoding C40 family peptidase, translated to MPTKRLFAAAALAGALLTSLPLFAEPLNGQANAPIATLAPNLMGTLAVFAPAASLTQAALPAQPALAQSKSKPSGWAIEEDDLDADGMPGNGVDNVASLANDTSDLRKTLISLAMKLRDIRYVRGGRDPSTGFDCSGFVRYVFAHAVGLDLPTNSASQFLAGLKVNRDDMKPGDLVFFRTAGKRGQGRISHVGIYIANGQFIHSPSRGKTVRVDSLDESYWAKRFAGAKRPDALARSS
- a CDS encoding YggS family pyridoxal phosphate-dependent enzyme, coding for MTTASTDHAYLAANWASVRGRVDAACRDAGRDPSDVSILPVSKTFGPEVVRAAMALGLKRFGENKVQEIRAKAEALAGEDIEWVVIGHLQTNKAKDVARLASEVQSLDRIDLAEALHKRLMIEGRAIDVLIEVKTSPEESKQGLSPADLPAFLEALRAYDTLRVRGLMTMAVQSDDPEAVRACFRRLRELRDAAEMQGHELPRLSMGMSGDFSLAIAEGATEVRIGTAIFGRRDVTHV
- a CDS encoding M20 family metallopeptidase — protein: MDTARLNRFISGLWDDEIVPQLVEYIRIPNKSPMFDPKWVEHGYMDAAVKLMETWARSKLPSLPGATLEVVRLEGRTPLIYIEVPGTGDDTVVLYGHLDKQPEMTGWAEGLGPWTPVLKGDKLYGRGGADDGYAIFGSLAALLALHEQGIPHARCVVLIETCEESGSYDLPFYVDHLADRIGNPSLVVCLDSGCGNYDQLWLTTSLRGMTGGELTVQVLEEGVHSGDASGVVPSSFRILRELLSRLEDPQTGTIKPKELYVDIPTQRIEQAKKSADVLGTAVYDKFPFVEGMKPVTEDLTELVLNRTWRPQLAVTGADGLPPLESAGNVLRPKTAVKLSLRVPPTLSGAKAGQFVKQLLEKDPPYGAKVTFKLEKDGSGWNAPQLSPWLEDAVASASQTYFGAPAAYMGEGGSIPFMGMLGEKFPKAQFLITGVLGPHSNAHGPNEFLHIPTGKKVSMVVADVVARHYAQGAKG
- a CDS encoding ComEA family DNA-binding protein, with the translated sequence MRNKIVAMLVSLAMALPAFAATPVNVNKADAATLAKSLDGIGHSKAEAIVAWREEHGPFKNVDDLGQVKGIGPATLERNRSAILLDDAAGTSKAAKPAAPAKAKAAAKATGE
- a CDS encoding SET domain-containing protein-lysine N-methyltransferase → MILPRYRIAASEIVGAGQGLFLEEDVATGQIVTAPDAIDRTYRYQDLVGSPELSAQLYASARWFEDRYTVSPDWPDECYINHSFEPTGLWHLGFVFATRDLPAGTEITVDYRHLLPPGEEEAFVDTATGRRIVGLPWIESLATSTHALAALLSGTRLAC
- a CDS encoding GNAT family N-acetyltransferase, coding for MIDIPVIETARLRLTALAERHFEDYACMLADPASTRWIGDGQPLDRTNAWRSLAMLIGHWQLRGYGMWALELKDTGEFIGRAGLMRPEGWPDLELGWMLKPQFRHHGYATEAGNAILDFAWHALSVQRVISLVRIGNEASDRVAERLGGEHIEDMDFFGANNHVFAYYPPLPEKRRAWA
- a CDS encoding HutD family protein, yielding MSQLNRLPSETLQARPCADGGVTITEVASSSPGDDWQWQLTLVDIGRDVEFPSHTDIRRQFVPLDAAVSATFPDGRTLHLKRFDVAHFDRTNAPEGCHPESPTRAFSLKLRNDTQGELIVRPLNGTMVLLAPGGWRWFVLLLSGQAKVVADHRTHDLLQNDMLWIDPIPGHPVRIEGGGEIVLARLPIL